In Phlebotomus papatasi isolate M1 chromosome 1, Ppap_2.1, whole genome shotgun sequence, the following proteins share a genomic window:
- the LOC129798424 gene encoding L-dopachrome tautomerase yellow-f2-like, whose translation MRITLGLGLCVLALQVAAQFSFKNVDEVFKWNKVEFEYLPKLENSYVGPFRYYIPENNNIGSFGYHPASGLMIVSIFRVRPGIPTNLAAFCVGDYLLGSSPRVWGFPNYQLNDLHPIDFLSGTEEEKGNRVWNKAENPILAQKYPYNNVFGRFPSIQPLSIFGKPLERIVSTFHVTVDERCNRLFFLDNGQVQYYKNATYAIQKPALWVVDLPSNGCHTRNFPILRRSFLPDHIIAKGANGFMHVTLDYQSDNSCDDLFVYITNTYFNYMLVYDYKNDDFWTFDHQTFQPVLGESNLIDNNLNYQANYGLFSIALGFADTNGDRTAFYTPIAGTAQYAVSTRVLKDKSNSLINFNSEEFRIMGYRGCNHQTFKTVIDYSYGVMFYTDHQSNQIRCWNLKKPLNPDYIGVVHEIENSTTQMLIDSLGYLWFQSSSTPVLFATDTPLDLTQVTARFFRVRVAEAIRGTVCENRD comes from the exons ATGAGAATTACTTTGGGATTAGGACTTTGTGTTCTTGCTTTGCAAGTTGCTGcgcaattttcttttaagaatgtagATGAAGTTTTTAAATGGAATAAAGTGGAATTTGAATATTTACCGAAATTAG aaaattcttATGTTGGACCATTCCGTTATTACATTCcggaaaataataatattggtAGTTTTGGATACCATCCAGCTAGTGGATTGATGATAGTGAGCATTTTCCGAGTAAGACCTGGCATTCCTACCAATTTGGCAGCTTTTTGTGTTGGTGATTACCTACTTGGATCAAGCCCAAGAGTTTGGGGTTTTCCAAACTATCAGCTCAATGATCTGCACCCAATAGATTTCTTATCTGGCACAGAGGAGGAAAAAGGCAATAGGGTATGGAACAAAGCTGAAAACCCTATTCTAGCTCAAAAATATCCTTACAACAATGTCTTTGGACGCTTCCCAAGTATTCAACctttatcaatttttggaaaaccACTTGAAAGAATTGTTTCAACGTTTCACGTAACAGTGGATGAAAGATGCAACAGACTGTTCTTCTTGGATAATGGACAAGTACAATATTATAAAAACGCTACCTACGCTATCCAGAAACCAGCTCTTTGGGTAGTTGATTTACCATCAAATGGATGTCATACTCGCAATTTTCCTATTCTTAGACGCTCATTTTTGCCCGATCATATAATTGCTAAAGGCGCCAATGGATTTATGCATGTTACCTTGGATTATCAATCAGATAATTCATGTGACGATCTCTTTGTCTACATTACAAATACATATTTCAACTACATGTTGGTTTACGACTACAAGAATGATGACTTCTGGACATTTGACCATCAAACTTTCCAACCAGTACTGGGAGAGAGTAATTTGattgataataatttaaattaccaAGCTAATTACGGATTGTTCTCAATCGCTCTTGGATTCGCTGATACTAATGGTGACCGGACAGCTTTCTACACACCTATAGCTGGCACAGCTCAATATGCTGTATCCACGAGAGTTCTGAAGGATAAATCAAATTCTCTTATCAATTTCAACTCAGAAGAATTTAGAATCATGGGTTACCGTGGATGTAATCATCAAACTTTCAAAACTGTTATAGATTACTCTTATGGAGTGATGTTCTATACGGATCACCAATCCAATCAAATTCGTTGCTGGAATCTGAAAAAGCCTCTTAATCCTGACTACATTGGTGTGGTTCACGAAATCGAAAACTCCACAACACAGATGTTGATAGACTCTTTAGGATACTTATGGTTCCAATCTAGTTCCACTCCCGTTCTATTTGCGACTGATACACCCTTGGATCTTACTCAAGTCACTGCCAGGTTTTTCCGTGTAAGAGTGGCTGAAGCAATCCGCGGCACAGTTTGTGAAAACAGGGATTAA
- the LOC129798420 gene encoding serine proteinase stubble has product MDSSPRSALFREIHKNTWLKRITSDVKKLTVGTKRYEKFWVVFCVHDDFDALLEGYVEPRMAPSHSPEWTVSLQQTQHISHALVPLEQEYEFVITLSSDVVRFSASSWEIMQEWVDTLRSKLREMKILSPRENIYSKLPEIRPPLLPTRDPTSPLPAPPPVPAALVPGIERINPPAITAVPSTSTSTSTTVTTGQTTPTTSAMSNTLTQNLIAMLSSPIANLRQQSDDGQASGSTSRASTSTCTTHNLTNGCASPAKKATSNSQQSLAKTFSDNVLADPNTCPPSTSNQDGPIEGSSLNGVTVSVEDRESGEFT; this is encoded by the exons ATGGATTCATCGCCACGCAGTGCGCTGTTTCGTGAGATTCACAAGAACACCTGGCTCAAGCGGATCACCAGTGACGTGAAGAAGCTGACTGTTGGCACTAAA AGATATGAAAAATTCTGGGTGGTATTCTGCGTTCATGACGACTTTGATGCTCTCTTGGAAGGGTACGTGGAGCCCCGAATGGCCCCATCACACTCACCCGAGTGGACAGTCTCCCTCCAGCAGACACAGCACATTTCACATGCTCTAGTGCCGTTGGAGCAGGAGTACGAGTTCGTAATCACCCTGAGTTCCGACGTTGTTCGCTTCAGTGCCTCATCGTG ggaaATTATGCAAGAATGGGTGGATACTCTACGGTCAAAATTGCGGGAGATGAAGATCCTCTCACCCAGAGAGAATATCTACAGCAAATTACCCGAAATTCGACCACCGCTCCTACCAACGAGAGATCCAACATCGCCATTGCCAGCTCCACCACCTGTACCCGCAGCTCTGGTACCTGGAATAGAAAGAATCAATCCTCCAGCAATCACTGCAGTTCCCAGCACCAGCACTAGCACCAGCACCACAGTCACTACTGGACAAACTACACCCACCACAAGTGCAATGTCCAATACTCTCACACAGAATCTCATTGCTATGCTATCCAGTCCTATTGCTAATCTGCGACAGCAATCAGATGATGGACAGGCTTCCGGGAGTACTTCACGGGCGTCAACTTCGACTTGTACGACTCATAATTTAACCAATGGATGTGCAAGTCCGGCTAAGAAAGCAACTTCAAATTCCCAACAGAGCCTTGCAAAGACTTTCTCTGACAACGTATTGGCCGATCCCAATACTTGTCCACCTTCTACATCCAATCAGGATGGCCCAATTGAAGGATCATCTCTTAATGGGGTGACTGTTAGTGTTGAAGACAGAGAATCTGGTGAGTTTACATGA
- the LOC129798510 gene encoding L-dopachrome tautomerase yellow-f2-like: KPEIVAQKPDNQLNIHRIISVFHITVDEKCNRLFFMDNGNLQYYRNTTYLIQNPALWVFELPLNGCVTRKFPVIRRVELPNKITAKGANGFMHVVLDYQSENTCDDLVLYITNAFYSYLTVYDYKKDQFWTFEHHTFQPVIAESHFIFRNTFDYDMPLGLFSLTLGYRDKYGDNIAYYTSVAGTAQYAVSTKLLKDRTKSPANFNPDDFRIMGYRGCNHEPLRSVIDYTYGVMFTSEVQSNEIRCWNINKPLNPDNIDVVYKSDKLFFGPQMFIDSRGYLWFESSHIPVLYFSDIPLDLNQVNGRLFRIKVSDAIRGTVCEDDDQYRLSDLYVK, from the coding sequence aaaccagAAATAGTAGCACAAAAGCCAGATAATCAATTGAATATTCATAGAATCATTTCAGTATTCCATATTACTGTTGATGAAAAATGTAATCGTCTATTCTTCATGGACAATGGAAATTTGCAATATTATAGAAACACAACCTATTTAATACAAAATCCAGCTCTTTGGGTTTTTGAACTACCTTTAAATGGATGCGTGACACGAAAATTTCCAGTTATTCGACGAGTAGAACTTCCGAACAAAATAACTGCAAAAGGAGCAAATGGTTTTATGCACGTTGTTTTGGACTATCAGTCTGAAAATACCTGTGACGATCTTGTCTTGTATATTACAAACGCATTCTACAGCTATCTCACTGTGTATGATTATAAAAAGGATCAATTTTGGACTTTTGAGCATCATACATTCCAGCCAGTGATAGCAGAATCACATTTCATATTCCGAAATACTTTCGATTATGATATGCCATTGGGACTGTTTTCTTTAACACTAGGATATCGTGACAAGTACGGAGATAATATTGCATATTATACTTCAGTAGCAGGAACAGCTCAATATGCTGTATCTACAAAACTTCTTAAAGATAGAACAAAGTCGCCAGCTAATTTTAATCCTGATGATTTTAGAATAATGGGTTATAGGGGATGTAATCATGAGCCATTAAGAAGTGTCATTGATTACACATATGGAGTAATGTTTACTTCTGAAGTACAAAGCAATGAAATTCGGTGTTGGAATATTAACAAACCGTTAAACCCTGATAATATTGATGTTGTTTACAAGTCTGATAAATTGTTTTTTGGGCCACAAATGTTTATAGATTCTAGAGGATATTTGTGGTTTGAATCTTCTCACATCCCTGTGTTGTATTTCTCCGATATTCCACTTGATCTCAATCAAGTTAATGGCAGACTATTTCGCATAAAAGTATCTGATGCTATTCGAGGAACAGTTTGTGAAGATGATGATCAATACAGATTATCTGATTTGTATGTCAAATAA
- the LOC129798422 gene encoding 28S ribosomal protein S24, mitochondrial, giving the protein MSSPLLTQLCQHGLMHRLTLGRCIHTSAALEKKVTGKYKISAKRDRPLTYEMSQKPQHIAVRKAWNSWNTSNLLDGLRSSETAVEDMFIRKFMIGTWHSLVLSEVIIKRQFNHIRIAAVIRQGISAQKMYFLIGYTEEMLARWLHCPVTLELETVPEKKDIVFKYI; this is encoded by the exons ATGTCTTCGCCACTCCTCACGCAG TTGTGTCAGCATGGATTGATGCATCGACTGACACTGGGCAGGTGTATCCACACAAGCGCAGCGCTGGAGAAAAAAGTCACCGGGAAATACAAGATATCAGCAAAAAGAGATCGTCCTCTTACATATGAAATGTCCCAGAAACCGCAACATATAGCAGTGAGGAAGGCTTGGAACTCCTGGAACACAT caaatttatTGGATGGTCTGAGATCTTCGGAAACAGCTGTAGAGGATATGTTTATAAGGAAATTCATGATAGGCACATGGCACAGTTTAGTTCTATCTGAAGTGATTATCAAAAGGCAATTTAATCACATCCGAATAGCAGCTGTTATACGCCAAGGTATATCTGCCcagaaaatgtattttctaaTAGGGTATACTGAAGAAATGCTGGCTCGTTGGTTACATTGTCCTGTAACACTGGAGCTAGAGACGGTGCCTGAAAAGAAAGATATAGTGTTCAAATACATTTAG